Proteins found in one Triticum aestivum cultivar Chinese Spring chromosome 4D, IWGSC CS RefSeq v2.1, whole genome shotgun sequence genomic segment:
- the LOC123095900 gene encoding PHD finger protein MALE MEIOCYTE DEATH 1, translated as MPSIRALMRLAAPHLPPAGAAEESPPPQRRHSGSPRLSSPSSSSASAPARPAAAAAPPQGPVYPLRDFPGSEAAALCGAFRDNARWLLARWAPVAAAASSPGPAARRAFLSDDRTGALVPVVAVEVLAASSPAPLCGLCRCAGWSHHWVSKRSYHFIIPADADWDRHFGTDALLGRSDHLLHGLIHCNGFGHLVTLRGRDAGSAFLSGHDIMDIWDRLCSALRVRAVSLVDFSRKHSMDLRLLLGVANGETWFTRWGYCLGRRCFNMSTSAYATALESLASLHVDHLRSRHVRRVVTIYRRLSNKPLITVREFLRCLLDWKHHEAPFSPPPVKPCSRLPFLLPRPCTMKRSPPCKRFEDVIDLLHCRWSKKRMLNAAEVVVEKLLEHGNDAEMTRQAVRDAARVEIGDTGLLDFVIKSLGDTVVGNHIVRRLPSTVTRVLTFSLEEWGEPVQMDVEVQNTRPAAPWPSTVDVERDLRAVYRAMVEALSGAAQAVLDCKHWVKCWGLGDESDDQLRFLVEWRPQPWEAAELTRPLPSGEIVVVPVHTSIGELIIEAEHALRDTYCFFEEFQAETLDGITGEKWDPVVLGGAESGDTIGVHGHGADMETGLRCEGGLDMWEVRCVCGARDDDGERMVACDACDVWHHTRCVGIADSDAVPPLFLCILCGGALLAAGPMLEEALTLAK; from the exons ATGCCGTCCATCCGCGCGCTCATGCGCCTCGCCGCCCCGCACCTGCCGCCCGCCGGCGCGGCGGAGGAGAGCCCCCCGCCGCAGCGGCGGCATTCCGGCTCCCCCcgcctctcctccccctcctcctcgtcgGCCTCGGCGCCCGCCAggccggctgcggcggcggcgccgccgcagGGCCCGGTGTACCCGCTGCGGGACTTCCCGGGGAGCGAGGCGGCCGCGCTGTGCGGCGCGTTCCGGGACAACGCGCGGTGGCTGCTGGCGCGCTgggcccccgtcgccgccgccgcgtcctccccGGGCCCCGCCGCGCGCCGGGCGTTCCTCTCCGACGACCGCACCGGCGCcctcgtccccgtcgtcgccgtcgaggtgctcgccgcctcctcgcccgccCCGCTCTGCGGCCTCTGCCGCTGCGCCG GTTGGAGCCACCACTGGGTGTCAAAACGGAGCTACCATTTCATCATCCCAGCGGACGCGGACTGGGACCGGCATTTCGGCACCGACGCGCTGCTTGGGCGCAGCGACCACCTCCTCCATGGCCTCATCCACTGCAATGGCTTTGGCCACCTCGTCACCCTCCGCGGCCGCGACGCTGGCTCGGCGTTCCTCTCTGGTCATGACATAATGGATATCTGGGATCGCCTCTGCTCTGCTCTCCGTGTCAG GGCTGTCTCTCTGGTGGATTTTTCTCGGAAGCACTCTATGGACCTCCGCCTCCTGCTCGGTGTGGCAAATGGTGAGACATGGTTCACCCGCTGGGGATACTGCCTTGGCAGGAGATGCTTCAACATGTCTACCTCCGCCTATGCCACTGCTTTGGAATCTCTGGCTTCGCTGCATGTTGACCATCTTCGCAGCCGACATGTTCGTCGTGTGGTCACCATCTACCGGCGCCTATCCAACAAGCCTCTGATCACTGTCCGCGAGTTCCTCCGCTGCCTCCTTGACTGGAAACACCATGAAGCACCCTTTTCACCACCTCCTGTGAAGCCATGCTCCCGACTGCCATTCCTGCTGCCGAGGCCGTGTACGATGAAGAGGAGCCCGCCGTGCAAGCGGTTTGAGGATGTGATTGACCTGCTCCATTGTCGATGGTCCAAGAAGCGTATGCTCAATGCAGCAGAGGTTGTTGTTGAAAAGCTGCTTGAGCATGGAAATGATGCAGAGATGACAAGGCAGGCAGTGCGAGATGCTGCCAGGGTTGAGATCGGCGATACTGGTCTCCTCGACTTTGTCATCAAGTCCCTTGGTGACACCGTTGTTGGCAACCATATTGTGCGCCGTCTTCCCAGCACTGTGACGCGTGTGCTCACGTTCAGCCTTGAGGAATGGGGAGAGCCAGTGCAGATGGATGTTGAGGTACAGAACACCCGTCCTGCAGCACCGTGGCCGAGCACAGTGGATGTCGAGCGGGATCTACGTGCCGTCTACCGGGCAATGGTGGAGGCGCTAAGTGGGGCAGCACAGGCCGTGCTGGACTGCAAGCACTGGGTGAAGTGCTGGGGCCTTGGGGATGAGTCTGACGATCAGCTAAGGTTCCTCGTTGAGTGGCGACCGCAACCTTGGGAAGCTGCTGAGCTCACACGGCCACTGCCGTCAGGGGAGATTGTCGTGGTGCCAGTCCATACATCGATAGGCGAGCTTATCATCGAGGCAGAGCATGCGCTGAGGGACACGTACTGCTTCTTTGAGGAGTTCCAGGCCGAGACGCTCGACGGCATTACTGGGGAGAAGTGGGATCCAGTGGTGCTTGGTGGAGCAGAGTCCGGGGACACGATCGGCGTGCATGGCCACGGGGCGGACATGGAGACCGGGCTGCGGTGCGAGGGCGGGCTTGACATGTGGGAAGTGAGGTGCGTGTGCGGTGCGCGGGATGATGACGGCGAGCGCATGGTGGCGTGCGACGCGTGCGATGTATGGCACCACACGCGGTGTGTCGGCATTGCGGACAGCGATGCGGTGCCGCCATTGTTCCTGTGCATACTCTGCGGCGGCGCGCTCCTAGCAGCCGGCCCCATGCTGGAGGAGGCACTAACGCTAGCCAAGTGA